One window of the Candidatus Dadabacteria bacterium genome contains the following:
- the pgk gene encoding phosphoglycerate kinase translates to VVVTGAEIPDDMTAFDIGPKTVEKFTSHIKGEGTVFWNGPMGFFEVDDFSNGTSAIARSFALATWRGATTVLGGGDSVASLKKSGVKFSEATHVSTGGGACFEFLGGVDLPGISILSDS, encoded by the coding sequence GTAGTGGTTACAGGCGCAGAGATTCCCGACGACATGACGGCTTTTGACATAGGGCCGAAGACTGTAGAGAAATTCACCTCGCATATAAAAGGGGAAGGCACGGTTTTCTGGAACGGTCCCATGGGATTTTTCGAGGTGGACGATTTTTCAAACGGCACAAGCGCCATCGCCAGATCGTTTGCGCTTGCCACATGGAGGGGGGCCACCACGGTTCTCGGAGGAGGAGACAGCGTGGCGTCACTTAAAAAGTCCGGGGTCAAGTTCTCCGAAGCGACCCACGTGTCGACCGGGGGCGGGGCCTGTTTTGAATTTCTAGGCGGCGTAGACCTTCCGGGAATATCGATTCTCAGTGACAGCTAG